AGCAACTAAAGTTGCTGTTAAGATGCCTTCGTCAAAGCTGAAAGTGGCAATTGCTGAGCTGCTGAAAGCTGAAGGTTATGTGGCTGACTACGCTGTTTCTGGCGAAGTTAAGCCTGAGCTGGAAGTTACTCTGAAGTACTTCGAAGCTAAACCAGTTATCGAGCAAATCCAACGTGTAAGCCGTCCAGGTCTGCGCATCTATAAGAAAAAAGATGAGCTGCCTTCTGTAATGGGTGGTCTGGGTATTGCTGTAGTATCAACTTCTAAAGGTTTGATGACCGACCGTGCAGCTCGCAAAGCGGGTCTGGGCGGCGAAATCATCTGCTACGTAGCGTAAGGAGTAGGAAATGTCTCGTGTTGCAAAAGCACCCGTAGTAATTCCTGCCGGCGTAGAGGTGAAACTGAACGGTCAGGAAATCACTGTTAAAGGTAGCAAGGGTGAACTGACCCGCGTTATCAACGATGCAGTGGAACTAAGCCAAGAAGACAACGCTGTGAAGTTCGCACCACGCGAAGGTGTTGCTAAAGCTAACGCTCAAGCAGGTACCGCACGTGCACTAGTGAACAACATGGTTGTTGGTGTTACTGAAGGCTATACCAAGAAACTGATCCTGAAAGGTGTT
The nucleotide sequence above comes from Grimontia kaedaensis. Encoded proteins:
- the rplF gene encoding 50S ribosomal protein L6 translates to MSRVAKAPVVIPAGVEVKLNGQEITVKGSKGELTRVINDAVELSQEDNAVKFAPREGVAKANAQAGTARALVNNMVVGVTEGYTKKLILKGVGYRAAMKGNSVALTLGFSHPVEHELPAGIKAECPSQTEIVLTGTDKQLVGQVAADIRAYRQPEPYKGKGVRYADEVVRTKEAKKK
- the rpsH gene encoding 30S ribosomal protein S8 — its product is MSMQDPISDMLTRIRNGQAATKVAVKMPSSKLKVAIAELLKAEGYVADYAVSGEVKPELEVTLKYFEAKPVIEQIQRVSRPGLRIYKKKDELPSVMGGLGIAVVSTSKGLMTDRAARKAGLGGEIICYVA